Proteins encoded together in one Oncorhynchus nerka isolate Pitt River linkage group LG19, Oner_Uvic_2.0, whole genome shotgun sequence window:
- the LOC115101331 gene encoding mannose-P-dolichol utilization defect 1 protein-like: protein MDTSEVEELLSPTKQFLLTYFLPEKCYSYFFVDLNFLHVPCWKIVLSKTVGVWIILGTVMAQLPQLWKVLRARSASGISWWSVLLQVYAITGPVVYCITNNFPLEAWSERLFMFMQGLAMGFLIQHYSGNTLKGIVFILAYGGVMLLLTSPLVPEHVIPAMQASSMLAVVASRVIQAGTNYYHGNTGQLSALSVFLVFTGSLALIFTSLQETGDWSSVSTVTHVVAACLSCLLLTQVVCYRNSRTKDKTE, encoded by the exons atggacacgtCGGAGGTGGAGGAATTGCTGTCTCCAACTAAACAGTTTCTACTCACATACTTTTTGCCAGAGAAATGTTACAGCTATTTTTTTGTCGACTTAAACTTTCTCCACG TGCCATGCTGGAAGATAGTTCTGAGCAAAACTGTGGGAGTGTGGATCATTCTTGGGACTGTGATGG CGCAGCTCCCTCAGCTGTGGAAGGTACTGAGGGCCAGGAGTGCATCGGGGATTAGCTGGTGGTCTGTCCTACTGCAGGTCTATGCCATCACAGGTCCTGTGGTCTACTGTATCACCAACAACTTCCCCCTTGA agCTTGGTCAGAGAGACTGTTCATGTTTATGCAGGGTTTGGCCATGGGCTTCCTCattcaacactacagtggtaacACCCTCAAAG GTATAGTATTCATCTTGGCCTACGGTGGTGTTATGTtgctcctgacctctcctctggTCCCTGAACACGTCATCCCTGCGATGCAGGCCTCCAGCATGCTGGCTGTTGTTGCTAGCCGA GTGATCCAGGCAGGGACTAACTACTACCATGGCAACACGGGCCAGCTGTCagctctgtctgtgttcctggtcTTCACTGGCTCCCTGGCTCTTATCTTCACCTCTCTACAG GAAACTGGAGACTGgagctctgtctctactgtgACCCATGTAGTGGCTGCCTGTCTCAGCTGCCTGCTCCTGACCCAGGTGGTTTGTTACAGGAATAGCCGTACTAAAGACAAGACAGAGTAG